The following proteins are co-located in the Palaemon carinicauda isolate YSFRI2023 chromosome 3, ASM3689809v2, whole genome shotgun sequence genome:
- the LOC137638828 gene encoding uncharacterized protein isoform X2, whose translation MTVPTFLRALQLHIWEYGTPQLCFSDMGTQIVAGTNLISDFLRDPDTVQYLQEHGMRAVEFEQYYKGCNQLGSLVESCVKLVKRLIYGSVRNTVLNSLDFEFLIAETVHLVNRRPIAFHESLRDNNPNEVIPAAITPEILLKGYELVSLSIIPNLQPLPDSDPSWTPSKDPLEHIKDSYSKLRKSRSCLKDIYNSEFLAKLVHKATNVGSRYKPVSHENLQVGDIVLLKDVHLKPANYPMGIVKSVQMNSIGETTGATVMKGNKERVNRHSSSLIPLLSINEYSHSKVVHRQEDEHSNEDLALKRPKRLAALKGVRKTKNLYLHGDA comes from the coding sequence atgactgtacccacattcttgagagcacttcagttacatatatgggagtatggtactccacaattgtgcttttcagatatgggaactcaaattgttgcaggtactaatttaatttctgattttttaagggacccagatactgtgcaatatctacaggaacatggaatgagggctgtagaatttgagcaatactacaaaggctgtaaccaacttggatcacttgtggaaagttgtgttaaattagttaaaagacttatatatggttcagttcgaaatactgtattgaattctcttgattttgagtttcttatagcagagactgtacatttagttaatcgcaggccaattgcttttcatgagtctttaagagataataatccaaatgaagtcattcctgctgcaataactcctgaaattttgctaaagggctatgaattggtctctttgagcatcattcctaatttgcaacctcttccagattccgacccttcatggactccttccaaggatccattagagcatattaaggacagttatagtaaattgcgtaagtctcgttcatgtttaaaagacatttataactctgaattccttgcaaaacttgtgcataaagccactaatgtgggttctagatacaagccagtatcgcacgagaatttgcaagttggtgatatagttttactaaaagatgttcatttgaaacctgcaaattatccgatgggaatcgttaaaagcgttcagatgaattcaattggtgaaaccactggtgcaacagtaatgaaaggaaacaaagaaagagtaaatagacactcttcatcattaattcctctactgagtattaatgaatattctcactctaaagtagtgcataggcaagaggatgagcattccaatgaggatcttgcattgaagaggcctaaaagattggctgctttgaaaggcgtacgaaaaacgaaaaatctttatcttcatggagatgcttaa
- the LOC137638828 gene encoding uncharacterized protein isoform X1, producing MAKNRFVNKQLESKSIPSLEFQAVSLGTEVLHDIRRELSGSNCVEPINIVGMDLYTDSLVCLHWLSAHVTKFDKLRNLSIFVKNRLDSICRMCEEFPIKFKFCAGSKNPADAITRPLSYKQLMNSNFFSGTVADADIDVFASDMMEVTIPNTLLREEGISSSLESSNVHVATESVVGEDINHLVSMDSFSGFKSIVSVHRYVIRFINNLKIAVKMRDPSKYSHFNCLTDEETLSKAYNFVIYRDQQIHFPEVFKYFARSSNAVREIPNIISQLNIYPDHNGILRVRSKTARWKDRDKFMFSPILLSKDSVLTKKLILEMHKMTNHAGVYSLLTEVRKTFWVSHFFSTVKILKACINCRRFHRHAVKLNQSPYRDFRLEPPNIPFRSIFLDYLGPYYIK from the coding sequence atggctaagaacagatttgttaacaaacaattggaatctaaatccataccttctcttgaatttcaggcagtttctttagggactgaagtattacatgatattagaagagaattaagTGGTTCTAATTGTGTTGAGCCTATCAATATAGTAGGGATGGATCTATACACAGATAGTCtagtttgcttacattggttatcagcacatgttacaaagtttgataaattacgtaatttgagcatctttgtgaaaaatagattagatagtatctgcagaatgtgtgaagaatttcctattaagtttaaattctgtgcaggctccaaaaacccagctgatgcaatcacccgacctctctcctataagcaattaatgaattctaattttttcagtggtactgttgctgatgcagatattgatgttttcgcaagtgatatgatggaagttaccattcctaatacattgctcagagaagaaggtataagctcttctcttgaaagtagtaacgttcatgttgctacagagtctgtggttggagaggatataaaccatttggtttctatggattccttttcaggcttcaagagtatagtttcagtccataggtatgtgataaggtttattaataacctgaaaattgcagtaaagatgagggacccaagtaaatattcacattttaattgtcttactgatgaagaaactttgtcaaaagcttataactttgtaatctacagagaccagcagattcactttccagaagtttttaaatattttgcacggtcttctaatgcagttagagagatccctaatataatcagccaacttaatatttatccagatcacaatggtATATTGCGTGTTAGAAGTAAGACTGCACGCTGGAAGGACAGAGATAAATTTATGTTCTCGCCTATCCTTTTATCAAAGGATAGCGTCCTGACCAAGAAGTTAATCCtagaaatgcataaaatgacaaacCATGCTGGCGTCTACTCATTGTTGACCGAAGTTCGGAAAACTTTTtgggtttcacatttcttttcaactgTAAAGATTTTGAAAGCATGTATAAACTGCAGACGATTTCACAGACATGcagtcaaattgaatcaaagtccatacagagattttaggttggaacctcccaatattccctttaggtctattttcctggactatcttggcccgtattatattaagtaa